One Gemmatimonadota bacterium genomic window, AGTAGACCAACGGAGCTTGTTTGGAGTCGGCAGCGTCCCTCAAGTCGGCCCGACATCGTCGCGTGGCGCTCGTCGTACTGGGCGCCTGTCTGCTCAGGGTTTTCGTCGTGGATACCCGTGGGCTTTCGGACACCGCACAGACGGCGGCGTTCTTGGTGCTCGGGCTCTGCCTGTTGGGAACTGGTTGGCTCTACTCGCGATACTCAGAGGAGCTCAAGGATTGGCTCTAGGGGGAGAGTCTGTGCCAGATAGTGCGTGATCGCCGCATTCCGACTAGCTTGGCGCGCAATGAAAACGACACGACAGATCTGGCTGGTCGTACCACTCGTTCTGGCCGCCTGCTCGGCCGACGCCGCCGACTCGGCCGACGCAGTTCCGTTCGAGCTGGTGGCCGACGTCGGGCAGTTGATGAACACGGTCTTGGAGCCTGCCGCCGACTTCTATTGGGATGCGGTGGGGTGGATCATCGACGAGAACGGCACGCTCGAGATCGCTCCGAGCACGGACGAGGAGTGGGAGTTGGTGCGAAACGCCGCGTACGTCATCGCCGAGT contains:
- a CDS encoding DUF2339 domain-containing protein gives rise to the protein MALVVLGACLLRVFVVDTRGLSDTAQTAAFLVLGLCLLGTGWLYSRYSEELKDWL